From the genome of Dyella jiangningensis:
GCCGGCCAAGGTGAAGTAGTAGCCGTTGGGAAACAGTGGATTGAAGGTACCCAGCCTGCCATCACCGCGCCGGCCATCGCCCGAGGCCGCATCGAACTGCAGTCCGATGCGAGGGCGCCAGCCTGCGTTCCACGTATAGCCCACCCGCGCACCGCTGCCCCATGCATCGATGTCCTTGCCGCCCACGTGGCCGCGCTGGGCCATGCCTTCGACGTCCCAGTCCAGCCCGGCCGCCTTGCCGGCGAAACGTGCGTCGTAGACGTCGCGGCGTTCGTCGCCGGTGGCGTCCAGGTAACGCGCGCCGTCGCGGCTGTAGCGCGAGTAGTACGCCGACAACTCGTTGCCGCCGAGCACCAGGCGCTCCACGCGCAGGGTGTTGAAGCGGAAGCGGTGGCTGGACGTGTCGTCGAACGGATGGCGGTCGTCGTACTGCACGGGCTGGCTGACGAAGCCGATGAAACGCCACTGCCCCGTTTCCCAATCCGCCCAGATCGCATCGAAGGACTGCCGCACGTTGGGACCGTCGCGCAGCGACACGAAGCGCTGCAGGTCGAAAGCGAAATCCTGCCGCCCCACGCGCGCCTTGAAGGTGCCCGCATCAAAGCGACGTACATACGCGAGAAACGCCAGGCGAAGGTCCCAGGGATTGCGGTCGGCGCCACCGATCACCTGCTTGTTCACCGTCCGCGCATCCTCGACCTGCACGAACGCCTGCCAGTACGAAGCGAAGCGCAGGTCGGCATGCAGCTGCCATCGTTGCAACAGATAGGTGTTGTCGGGATTGCCGATGCCGAAGCTGGCGGCATCCGACATTTCCGTTCGCTCACGCAAATTCGCGCCCAGCGACAGATAGGTGTTCTTGTCCGCGTCGCTCAGCGGGATGTACTTGAGCGCATCACCCCACTGCGTGCGCAATGCAGGATCGGCCAGCGCCGACCAATCCTCCTGCCAGCGATTGCTGCTGAGCTTGGGACGCGCGGCGGGTGCCTGCACGGACGCTGCCGTGTCGTCGATCTCTTGCGCGTGCAACACGTCGGGCACGCATGTCGCCATGCCGAGCAAGACCACGCCGCCGCAGCGTATGCAGGCCACCCGTGCCGCACGCATCGAACGGCACCGATGAGCCACCCTGCCCGGCCTAGTGCGCCGCGCTGGCGTGGATTTCGGCAACATAGCCACCGGGGAATTCCACCATCGCCGATGCGCGCCCCTCGCTGGTGAACGGCTCGACCAGCACCTTGGCGCCATGCGCTTTCGCCTTCGCCAGCGTGTCGCCCAGATCGGCCACTTCATAACCCGTCAGCTCATGCCCGTACGGATACGGAAGATGGCCATCGGTCACCAGCACCGTCATCTTGCCGAAGGCGGATTCGACGCGAATGCGCCGATAGCTGCCCTCCGGCCGCCCGATCTCCACGCCCGGCGCCTGCTTCGTATCGGACACCGTCTTGCCATGCGAGAACGCGAGGAAGCTTTTCACGAACGCATCCGCGCGACCGGCCGATACGTACACGCGATTCTCGGGAACGGTCTGGAACGCCGCATAGTTCGGCGGCGTGGTGTGCCAGTACAACTGCATGTTCACGCCGCCCGGCCACTGGATCACCGCGTCGCGGCCGATCGGATCGGGAAAAATGTCGACGATGACATCCGCACCCGATGCACGCGCGGCCTTGACCGCAACGTCGAGATCCGTCACCAGGTAACCCGTGCGCTCAAGGCCAAACGGATGCGGCACCGGCGTGCGGAACCCGAACAGCGACACCGTGCCCACCGGCGTCTGCAGCAGCTGCGTGCTGGTGCTGCTTGGCG
Proteins encoded in this window:
- a CDS encoding alginate export family protein, whose amino-acid sequence is MRAARVACIRCGGVVLLGMATCVPDVLHAQEIDDTAASVQAPAARPKLSSNRWQEDWSALADPALRTQWGDALKYIPLSDADKNTYLSLGANLRERTEMSDAASFGIGNPDNTYLLQRWQLHADLRFASYWQAFVQVEDARTVNKQVIGGADRNPWDLRLAFLAYVRRFDAGTFKARVGRQDFAFDLQRFVSLRDGPNVRQSFDAIWADWETGQWRFIGFVSQPVQYDDRHPFDDTSSHRFRFNTLRVERLVLGGNELSAYYSRYSRDGARYLDATGDERRDVYDARFAGKAAGLDWDVEGMAQRGHVGGKDIDAWGSGARVGYTWNAGWRPRIGLQFDAASGDGRRGDGRLGTFNPLFPNGYYFTLAGFTGYANLRHVKPSLTLQPIARLTVMGALGFQWRESTRDAVYVQPNIPLPGTAGQGGHWTGAYAQLRVDYAFNANFTGAVEAVHYDAGRVIRLSGGHDGDYLGIELKTLW
- a CDS encoding glyoxalase encodes the protein MRTFSKLLLLALSLGAPLAPFAREAATPMVAVGSQYDTTHVYVAPADVDRFVDSFLGTFGGQSTRQGIATVTPTPSSTSTQLLQTPVGTVSLFGFRTPVPHPFGLERTGYLVTDLDVAVKAARASGADVIVDIFPDPIGRDAVIQWPGGVNMQLYWHTTPPNYAAFQTVPENRVYVSAGRADAFVKSFLAFSHGKTVSDTKQAPGVEIGRPEGSYRRIRVESAFGKMTVLVTDGHLPYPYGHELTGYEVADLGDTLAKAKAHGAKVLVEPFTSEGRASAMVEFPGGYVAEIHASAAH